The proteins below come from a single Vidua chalybeata isolate OUT-0048 chromosome 1, bVidCha1 merged haplotype, whole genome shotgun sequence genomic window:
- the CCDC102B gene encoding coiled-coil domain-containing protein 102B isoform X2, whose amino-acid sequence MNQNMNLDSIQKQMEKTEFFGSQPTQPDKLDRCWQPGDHLFHSNLPSQSFYPNSSNYAHMHTSYSSDWEIFEAVKIQELEEIKARAAQMEKTMRWWSDCTANWREKWSKVRGERNKAREEARQLRIKLDSVIKELSVLKKINQDLVSEKENLENGTAWKTECCCSEIPCIKKDQSLLMFLEPEPPKDITKIIKIPGAEDTKKDVSKDQSNDNKKFAPNPPDFFPNGLPSICLEEPKISLGTTAKTTENDLIHVSVLNLHLAEMRKILQKEREMNVFLEKEMEKMENELFLWKWKYEELRQTKLESLKQMERMQCENASEWGKRERLEEKKQSLEEETRKLKMQVKEIQGLLEMKEK is encoded by the exons ATGAATCAAAACATGAATTTAGACTCCATtcagaaacaaatggaaaagacaGAGTTTTTTGGGAGCCAACCAACACAACCTGATAAATTAGATAGATGTTGGCAACCAGGTGACCATCTGTTTCATTCAAATCTTCCATCTCAAAGTTTCTACCCAAATTCATCTAATTATGCACATATGCATACAAGTTACAGCAGTGATTGGGAAATTTTTGAAGCAGTAAAAATTCAGGAACTGGAGGAAATCAAAGCCAGAGCTGCCCAAATGGAGAAGACCATGCGCTGGTGGTCAGATTGCACTGCTAATTGGAGGGAGAAATGGAGCAAAGTtagaggagaaagaaataaagcacGAGAGGAAGCAAGACAATTGAGAATCAAACTAGACAGTGTCATAAAAGAGCTAAgtgtgcttaaaaaaataaatcaagattTAGTAAGTGAGAAGGAAAACTTAGAAAATGGAACTGCTTGGAAAACAGAATGCTGTTGCTCAGAAATACCATGTATTAAAAAAGACCAAAGCCTGCTAATGTTTCTGGAACCAGAACCACCAAAAGACATAACCAAAATCATCAAAATTCCTGGGGCAGAAGACACAAAGAAG gatGTAAGCAAAGACCAAAGCAACGACAATAAAAAATTCGCCCCAAATCCTCCTGATTTCTTCCCCAATGGACTTCCCAGCATCTGTTTGGAGGAACCTAAAATAAGTTTGGGCACTACAGCTAAGACAACAGAGAATGATTTAATACATGTGTCAGTCTTAAATTTGCATTTGGCTGAGATGAGGAAAATCttacagaaggaaagaga aATGAATGTATTTctggagaaagaaatggaaaagatggaaaatgaattatttctttggaaatggaaatatgaAGAACTGAGACAAACCAAGCTGGAAAGCCTGAAACAG ATGGAAAGAATGCAGTGTGAGAATGCCTCtgaatggggaaagagagagcgactagaagaaaaaaaacaaagtttggAAGAAGAGACCAGAAAACTCAAAATGCAGGTAAAAGAAATTCAGGGACTTCtggagatgaaagaaaaataa
- the CCDC102B gene encoding coiled-coil domain-containing protein 102B isoform X1 — MNQNMNLDSIQKQMEKTEFFGSQPTQPDKLDRCWQPGDHLFHSNLPSQSFYPNSSNYAHMHTSYSSDWEIFEAVKIQELEEIKARAAQMEKTMRWWSDCTANWREKWSKVRGERNKAREEARQLRIKLDSVIKELSVLKKINQDLVSEKENLENGTAWKTECCCSEIPCIKKDQSLLMFLEPEPPKDITKIIKIPGAEDTKKDVSKDQSNDNKKFAPNPPDFFPNGLPSICLEEPKISLGTTAKTTENDLIHVSVLNLHLAEMRKILQKEREMNVFLEKEMEKMENELFLWKWKYEELRQTKLESLKQMERMQCENASEWGKRERLEEKKQSLEEETRKLKMQSKEAEESEHRIWDRTKFLVCCWRFYHNSE, encoded by the exons ATGAATCAAAACATGAATTTAGACTCCATtcagaaacaaatggaaaagacaGAGTTTTTTGGGAGCCAACCAACACAACCTGATAAATTAGATAGATGTTGGCAACCAGGTGACCATCTGTTTCATTCAAATCTTCCATCTCAAAGTTTCTACCCAAATTCATCTAATTATGCACATATGCATACAAGTTACAGCAGTGATTGGGAAATTTTTGAAGCAGTAAAAATTCAGGAACTGGAGGAAATCAAAGCCAGAGCTGCCCAAATGGAGAAGACCATGCGCTGGTGGTCAGATTGCACTGCTAATTGGAGGGAGAAATGGAGCAAAGTtagaggagaaagaaataaagcacGAGAGGAAGCAAGACAATTGAGAATCAAACTAGACAGTGTCATAAAAGAGCTAAgtgtgcttaaaaaaataaatcaagattTAGTAAGTGAGAAGGAAAACTTAGAAAATGGAACTGCTTGGAAAACAGAATGCTGTTGCTCAGAAATACCATGTATTAAAAAAGACCAAAGCCTGCTAATGTTTCTGGAACCAGAACCACCAAAAGACATAACCAAAATCATCAAAATTCCTGGGGCAGAAGACACAAAGAAG gatGTAAGCAAAGACCAAAGCAACGACAATAAAAAATTCGCCCCAAATCCTCCTGATTTCTTCCCCAATGGACTTCCCAGCATCTGTTTGGAGGAACCTAAAATAAGTTTGGGCACTACAGCTAAGACAACAGAGAATGATTTAATACATGTGTCAGTCTTAAATTTGCATTTGGCTGAGATGAGGAAAATCttacagaaggaaagaga aATGAATGTATTTctggagaaagaaatggaaaagatggaaaatgaattatttctttggaaatggaaatatgaAGAACTGAGACAAACCAAGCTGGAAAGCCTGAAACAG ATGGAAAGAATGCAGTGTGAGAATGCCTCtgaatggggaaagagagagcgactagaagaaaaaaaacaaagtttggAAGAAGAGACCAGAAAACTCAAAATGCAG